The following coding sequences lie in one Actinomyces capricornis genomic window:
- a CDS encoding DAK2 domain-containing protein, giving the protein MAQPDGNGPVPPRAVPEAIDGAVLRRWLALAEDVAAEVRDLVDSLNVFPVPDADTGTNVLLTLRSACDALVHLPRAADAAQVSRAAADGAVRGARGNSGLLISQALAALADICAQAPDPSRLRPVELVAAYERMASTTWAAISRPVTGTLLSVARDAAAAARAAMEEPAPGAPATAGSIASAAALGAQESVVETAGLGHGPVDAGGAAFMLLLTCLSDTLEAPLETTLEAGAQPQGGRGRAGLWARAPYTAVARQMLADLAEGGALHGPASAARGISTGEFEVMYLLEATAAQAEQLRHDLEALGDSVGVVGTPDALGVGLYQVHVHTDAPRAALPRQGRARQICIHHLHPTALVVATDEPPSPWGPRSSGAAGHVVSFERLAARRAERKAHSVRTHPSQAAMPRPAGPTPAAARAAAHSPSAPARDQRVGVIACTRAPGLIEQLARSGAAVVLDPDRDGIMRAAGDLGAPQAIVLPCDPACTEAAHEAARVLAARSAAASVSRPAVPGRTAAGRGSGQNDPHQPEGIQLLVCDTDDEARVLAAAVAVAGCSGEAEVSDLARRAWRAAARLRTIGLSGAQAEPEAVARAIASALRPDDELLTVITGRHASSDVGLLSAGAAGATRGMEVAVHAGGQEAPDVLIAIE; this is encoded by the coding sequence ATGGCCCAGCCTGATGGAAACGGCCCGGTCCCGCCCCGTGCTGTGCCCGAGGCTATCGATGGGGCCGTGCTGCGCCGCTGGTTGGCCCTGGCCGAGGATGTGGCCGCCGAGGTGCGCGACCTGGTGGACTCCCTCAACGTCTTCCCGGTGCCCGACGCCGACACCGGAACCAATGTGCTGCTGACCCTGCGCTCGGCCTGCGACGCACTGGTCCACCTGCCCCGCGCCGCCGACGCCGCCCAGGTCTCCCGCGCCGCCGCCGACGGCGCCGTCAGGGGGGCCCGCGGCAACTCCGGACTGCTCATCTCCCAGGCCCTGGCCGCCCTGGCGGATATCTGCGCGCAGGCCCCCGACCCCTCGCGGCTGCGCCCCGTCGAGCTCGTGGCCGCCTATGAGCGCATGGCCTCCACCACCTGGGCGGCGATCTCCCGCCCTGTGACCGGCACCCTGCTGAGCGTGGCCCGCGACGCCGCCGCAGCGGCCAGGGCCGCCATGGAGGAGCCCGCACCCGGAGCCCCGGCCACGGCCGGCTCCATCGCCTCGGCCGCGGCCCTGGGCGCCCAGGAGTCGGTGGTGGAGACCGCCGGACTGGGGCACGGACCGGTGGACGCCGGCGGGGCGGCCTTCATGCTCCTGCTGACCTGCCTGTCCGACACCCTTGAGGCCCCCCTTGAGACCACCCTTGAGGCCGGTGCCCAGCCCCAGGGCGGCCGCGGGCGCGCCGGCCTGTGGGCGCGGGCCCCCTACACGGCGGTGGCCCGCCAGATGCTCGCCGACCTGGCCGAGGGCGGAGCCCTGCACGGCCCGGCCTCAGCGGCCCGGGGCATCTCCACCGGCGAGTTCGAGGTCATGTACCTGCTGGAGGCCACCGCCGCGCAGGCCGAGCAGCTGCGCCACGACCTGGAGGCCCTGGGCGACTCGGTGGGCGTCGTGGGCACTCCCGACGCCCTGGGCGTGGGCCTCTACCAGGTCCACGTCCACACCGACGCCCCCCGCGCGGCCCTGCCCCGCCAGGGCCGCGCCCGCCAGATCTGCATCCACCACCTCCACCCCACCGCCCTGGTGGTGGCCACCGACGAGCCGCCCTCCCCCTGGGGGCCGCGATCCTCCGGGGCCGCAGGGCACGTGGTGTCCTTCGAGCGCCTGGCCGCCCGCAGGGCCGAGCGCAAGGCCCACTCCGTGCGCACCCACCCCTCCCAGGCGGCCATGCCCAGGCCGGCCGGCCCGACCCCGGCCGCCGCCCGGGCAGCGGCCCACAGCCCCTCTGCCCCCGCCCGCGACCAGCGGGTGGGCGTCATCGCCTGCACCCGGGCCCCGGGCCTCATCGAGCAGCTGGCCCGCTCGGGCGCCGCCGTCGTCCTGGACCCCGACCGCGACGGGATCATGCGCGCGGCCGGGGACCTGGGCGCCCCCCAGGCGATCGTGCTGCCCTGCGACCCTGCCTGCACCGAGGCCGCCCACGAGGCCGCCCGCGTCCTGGCGGCCCGCTCGGCCGCCGCCTCGGTGAGCCGCCCCGCCGTCCCGGGCCGCACTGCGGCCGGGCGCGGGTCTGGGCAGAACGACCCCCACCAGCCCGAGGGCATCCAGCTGCTCGTGTGCGACACCGACGACGAGGCCCGCGTCCTGGCCGCCGCCGTCGCCGTGGCCGGGTGCTCGGGGGAGGCCGAGGTCTCCGACCTGGCCCGCCGCGCCTGGAGGGCCGCTGCCAGGCTGCGCACCATCGGCCTGAGCGGGGCGCAGGCCGAGCCCGAGGCCGTGGCCCGGGCCATCGCCTCGGCCCTGCGCCCCGACGACGAGCTCCTCACCGTCATCACCGGCCGCCACGCCAGCAGCGACGTGGGCCTCCTGTCCGCCGGCGCCGCGGGGGCCACCAGGGGGATGGAGGTCGCCGTCCACGCCGGAGGCCAGGAGGCCCCCGACGTCCTCATCGCCATCGAGTAG
- a CDS encoding ATP-dependent DNA helicase RecG, translating into MERLVGKATAKQLAAQGLSTGADLLRHLPRRYEAWGELTDLSALKDGEQATIQAQVVRSASRRTRSGRPPALMEATVTDGASTMGMVLFGSPGQMKASAEQLRAGTTVLLSGRVGLHQGRKQLASPRFQVLDELDQAEREALLARPLPIYPATDALPSWRVAKAVRTVLDQLDPQDVPEPLPEDIRRRAGLIDALTAYQWAHRPQDAHQWRAARARLRHEEALVLQVALAQRRARHEATRTAVAWPLPGPDSLRADLDAALPFELTAGQQRVGDRLAAELASTVPMQRLLQGDVGSGKTVVALRAMLQVVGDGGQAALLAPTEVLAAQHCDSLRAMLGPLGQAGMLGGAERATRIHLLTGSTPAAQRRAILADLAGGQGAIVVGTHALLSDTVQIPFLGLVVVDEQHRFGVAQRDALRERGGASDPVTGQRHTPHLLVMTATPIPRTIAMTVFGDLATCVLDEVPAGRSPVTTHLVPWERSTWVAGIWRRAAREVAAGGRVYVVCPRIDAGQDDPDQEERGAGTGPAPGRDAGAPGDGRDDGGPRPARPLAAVEDWAERLRAEPALEGIGVATLTGRMTSAQKEEAMEAFASGRTPVLVATTVIEVGVDVAEASMMVILDAERFGLSQLHQLRGRVGRGRRESLCTAVTGAQVGSPAFHRLKAFASTTDGFALAEADLELRAEGDVLGASQSGRVSGLDLLRVTRDAELIATARRQAERIVAADPELHEHRALAAAIAERLDEESQAYLERS; encoded by the coding sequence CTGGAGCGGCTCGTGGGCAAGGCCACCGCCAAGCAGCTGGCCGCCCAGGGCCTGAGCACCGGGGCCGACCTCCTGCGCCACCTGCCCCGGCGCTATGAGGCCTGGGGGGAGTTGACCGACCTGAGCGCGCTCAAGGACGGCGAGCAGGCCACCATCCAGGCCCAGGTGGTGCGCTCGGCCTCGCGCCGCACCCGCTCCGGGCGCCCGCCGGCCCTCATGGAGGCCACCGTCACCGACGGCGCCTCGACCATGGGCATGGTCCTCTTCGGCTCCCCGGGCCAGATGAAGGCCAGCGCCGAGCAGCTCAGGGCCGGCACCACCGTCCTGCTCAGCGGCAGGGTCGGCCTGCACCAGGGCCGCAAGCAGCTGGCCTCCCCGAGGTTCCAGGTCCTCGACGAGCTCGACCAGGCCGAGCGCGAGGCGCTTCTGGCCCGCCCCCTGCCCATCTACCCCGCTACCGACGCCCTGCCCTCCTGGCGGGTGGCCAAGGCCGTGCGCACCGTCCTGGACCAGCTCGACCCCCAGGACGTGCCCGAGCCCCTGCCCGAGGACATCCGCCGCCGGGCCGGGCTCATCGACGCCCTGACCGCCTACCAGTGGGCCCACCGCCCCCAGGACGCCCACCAGTGGCGCGCCGCCCGCGCCCGCCTGCGCCACGAGGAGGCCCTCGTCCTCCAGGTCGCCCTGGCCCAGCGCCGCGCCCGCCACGAGGCCACCCGCACCGCCGTGGCCTGGCCCCTGCCCGGGCCCGACTCCCTGCGCGCCGACCTGGACGCCGCCCTGCCCTTCGAGCTGACCGCCGGCCAGCAGCGGGTCGGGGACCGGCTCGCCGCCGAGCTGGCCAGCACCGTGCCCATGCAGCGCCTCCTCCAGGGCGACGTCGGCTCGGGCAAGACCGTGGTGGCCCTGCGCGCCATGCTCCAGGTGGTGGGCGATGGCGGGCAGGCCGCCCTCCTGGCCCCCACCGAGGTCCTGGCCGCCCAGCACTGCGACTCCCTGCGCGCCATGCTCGGGCCCCTGGGCCAGGCGGGCATGCTCGGCGGGGCCGAGCGCGCCACCCGCATCCACCTGCTGACCGGCTCGACCCCCGCCGCCCAGCGCCGCGCCATCCTGGCCGACCTGGCGGGCGGGCAGGGGGCCATTGTCGTGGGCACCCACGCCCTGCTGTCCGACACCGTCCAGATCCCCTTCCTGGGGCTGGTCGTGGTCGATGAGCAGCACCGCTTCGGCGTGGCCCAGCGCGACGCCCTGCGCGAGCGCGGCGGGGCCTCCGACCCGGTCACCGGCCAGCGCCACACCCCCCACCTGCTGGTGATGACCGCCACCCCTATTCCGCGCACCATCGCCATGACCGTCTTCGGGGACCTGGCCACCTGCGTGCTCGACGAGGTGCCCGCCGGCCGCAGCCCCGTGACCACCCACCTGGTGCCCTGGGAGCGCAGCACCTGGGTGGCCGGCATCTGGCGGCGCGCCGCCCGGGAGGTGGCCGCCGGTGGGCGCGTCTACGTGGTCTGCCCGCGCATCGACGCCGGGCAGGACGACCCGGACCAGGAGGAGCGGGGGGCCGGGACCGGTCCGGCCCCGGGCAGGGACGCCGGTGCGCCCGGGGACGGCCGGGATGATGGGGGGCCCCGCCCCGCCCGGCCCCTGGCCGCCGTCGAGGACTGGGCCGAGCGCCTGCGCGCCGAGCCCGCTCTGGAGGGCATCGGCGTGGCCACCCTCACCGGCAGGATGACCAGCGCCCAGAAGGAGGAGGCCATGGAGGCCTTCGCCTCGGGGCGCACCCCCGTCCTGGTGGCCACCACCGTCATCGAGGTCGGCGTCGACGTCGCCGAGGCCTCCATGATGGTCATCCTGGACGCCGAGCGCTTCGGCCTGTCCCAGCTCCACCAGCTGCGCGGGCGCGTGGGCCGCGGCCGGCGCGAGTCCCTGTGCACCGCCGTCACCGGTGCCCAGGTCGGCAGCCCCGCCTTCCACCGCCTCAAGGCCTTCGCCTCGACCACCGACGGCTTCGCCCTGGCCGAGGCCGACCTGGAACTGCGCGCCGAGGGCGACGTCCTGGGGGCCTCCCAGTCGGGGCGTGTCTCCGGGCTGGACCTGCTGCGCGTGACCCGCGACGCCGAGCTCATCGCCACCGCCCGGCGCCAGGCCGAGAGAATCGTCGCAGCCGACCCCGAGCTCCATGAGCACCGCGCGCTCGCGGCCGCCATCGCCGAGCGCCTCGATGAGGAGTCCCAGGCCTACCTGGAGCGCTCCTAG
- the rsmD gene encoding 16S rRNA (guanine(966)-N(2))-methyltransferase RsmD produces MTRIVAGSAGGRSIEVPRTGTRPTSERVREALFARLEHYGVIEDARVLDLCAGSGALGLEAASRGAAEVTLVDSARAAVQACQRNARALGLRGVRAVGAKAASYLAGPAGAPIDLVLLDPPYDMGQADLEAILTPLVRDQDPWLAPGSVVVVERSSRTPEPTWPPGLGRFSSKRYGETLLWFAEPEAP; encoded by the coding sequence ATGACCAGGATCGTGGCGGGCAGCGCCGGGGGGCGCAGTATCGAGGTGCCGCGCACCGGCACGCGCCCCACCTCCGAGAGGGTCCGCGAGGCGCTGTTCGCCCGGCTGGAGCACTACGGGGTCATCGAGGATGCGCGCGTGCTCGACCTGTGCGCGGGCTCGGGAGCCCTGGGCCTGGAGGCCGCCAGCCGCGGAGCCGCCGAGGTGACACTGGTGGACTCGGCCCGCGCAGCCGTCCAGGCCTGTCAGCGCAATGCCAGGGCGCTGGGGCTGCGGGGCGTGCGCGCCGTGGGGGCCAAGGCCGCCTCCTACCTGGCGGGCCCCGCCGGGGCCCCGATCGACCTGGTTCTGCTCGACCCGCCCTACGACATGGGCCAGGCCGACCTGGAGGCCATCCTCACCCCCCTGGTGCGGGATCAGGACCCGTGGCTGGCCCCCGGCTCGGTGGTGGTGGTCGAGCGCTCCTCGCGCACCCCCGAGCCGACCTGGCCCCCCGGGCTCGGCCGCTTCTCCTCCAAGAGGTACGGCGAGACCCTCCTGTGGTTCGCCGAGCCCGAGGCCCCCTGA
- the coaD gene encoding pantetheine-phosphate adenylyltransferase, whose product MSLAVYPGSFDPLTLGHLDIATRAAALFGTVVIAVAHNTSKAGRHLLSAEDRLDLARRATAGLAGVEVDLVPGLLADYCRSRGASAIVKGLRSGSDLDAELPMALLNRDLGAPETVFLTAAPAHAHISSSLVKEVAAHGGDVSGLVPPVVAQGLARATARRQGHQVP is encoded by the coding sequence ATGAGTCTGGCCGTCTACCCCGGGAGCTTCGACCCCCTGACCCTGGGGCACCTCGATATCGCCACCCGCGCCGCCGCCCTGTTCGGAACCGTCGTCATCGCCGTGGCGCACAACACCTCCAAGGCGGGCCGCCACCTGCTCAGCGCCGAGGACCGCCTGGACCTGGCCCGCCGGGCCACCGCCGGCCTGGCGGGCGTGGAGGTCGACCTGGTCCCCGGCCTGCTGGCCGACTACTGCCGCTCGCGCGGTGCCTCGGCCATCGTCAAGGGGCTGCGCAGCGGGAGCGACCTGGACGCCGAGCTGCCCATGGCCCTGCTCAACCGGGACCTGGGGGCTCCTGAGACCGTCTTCCTGACGGCAGCTCCCGCCCACGCCCACATCTCCTCCTCCCTGGTCAAGGAGGTCGCCGCCCACGGGGGGGATGTCTCGGGCCTCGTGCCCCCCGTCGTCGCCCAGGGCCTGGCCCGGGCCACGGCGCGCCGTCAGGGCCACCAGGTACCCTGA
- a CDS encoding ATPase: MTTSRDAGDDLLRILDELDELIASARSMPMSASAIVNREAAQELIARARRSVPTAVHRAEEIVADADAVLAQGREESERLVTHAHQEAERLVAGENIVRMANDRADAIIAAAEDKASALRHGAEEYSDKALAALEEEVAKIAEQVRAGREVLAARLETWEGEPLSQPAVGEVQEPVRRRANWSVDPGPLR; the protein is encoded by the coding sequence GTGACGACCAGTCGTGATGCCGGAGATGACCTGCTGAGGATCCTCGATGAGCTCGACGAGCTCATCGCCTCGGCCCGCTCCATGCCCATGAGTGCCTCAGCCATCGTCAACCGCGAGGCCGCCCAGGAGCTCATCGCCCGGGCCCGCCGCTCCGTGCCCACCGCGGTGCACCGGGCCGAGGAGATCGTCGCCGACGCCGACGCCGTCCTGGCCCAGGGGCGCGAGGAGTCCGAGCGGCTGGTCACCCACGCCCACCAGGAGGCTGAGCGCCTCGTGGCCGGGGAGAACATCGTGCGCATGGCCAATGACCGCGCCGACGCCATCATCGCCGCCGCCGAGGACAAGGCCTCCGCCCTGCGCCACGGGGCCGAGGAGTACTCCGACAAGGCCCTGGCGGCCCTGGAGGAGGAGGTGGCCAAGATCGCCGAGCAGGTCCGTGCCGGCCGGGAGGTCCTGGCCGCGCGCCTGGAGACCTGGGAGGGCGAGCCGCTGTCCCAGCCCGCCGTCGGAGAGGTCCAGGAGCCCGTGCGCCGCCGGGCGAACTGGTCGGTCGACCCCGGCCCCCTGCGCTGA
- a CDS encoding YceD family protein, which produces MPGLVIDIVDLPRPAGSVKSLHLSTPAPAQLGNEVIGVPEGSDLDIEVTLTSMDEGVLAQARAQCRIHGECVRCLRDLDEERTVSIDELYFLPEAIEAQRAQGDEEAEDLLELGETTLDLEPALRDAIIPTLPLRPLCRPECPGLCPECGERMEDLPADHHHEVIDPRWAALAGFMDQATGSAGPGPGAGDAEGAAGDGPGGGPDQGGPHRDEGV; this is translated from the coding sequence ATGCCCGGACTGGTCATCGACATCGTGGACCTGCCCCGCCCCGCGGGCTCGGTCAAGAGCCTGCACCTGAGCACGCCGGCGCCCGCCCAGTTGGGCAATGAGGTCATCGGCGTGCCCGAGGGCAGCGACCTGGATATCGAGGTCACCCTGACCTCCATGGATGAGGGGGTCCTGGCCCAGGCCCGGGCCCAGTGCCGGATCCATGGCGAGTGCGTGCGCTGCCTGCGCGACCTCGATGAGGAGCGCACCGTGAGCATCGATGAGCTCTACTTCCTGCCCGAGGCCATCGAGGCCCAGCGCGCCCAGGGCGATGAGGAGGCCGAGGACCTGCTGGAGCTGGGGGAGACCACCCTGGACCTGGAGCCTGCCCTGCGCGACGCCATCATCCCCACCCTGCCCCTGCGGCCGCTGTGCCGCCCCGAGTGCCCCGGGCTGTGCCCCGAGTGCGGTGAGCGCATGGAGGACCTGCCCGCCGATCACCACCATGAGGTCATCGACCCCCGCTGGGCGGCCCTGGCCGGATTCATGGACCAGGCCACCGGCTCCGCGGGCCCCGGGCCTGGGGCCGGCGACGCCGAGGGCGCTGCGGGCGACGGTCCCGGCGGGGGGCCCGATCAGGGTGGGCCGCACCGGGACGAGGGCGTGTGA
- the rnc gene encoding ribonuclease III: protein MARRRSAPPARTDTEVLVYRWGPTIEAALLELALTHRSWANENGGLPTNERLEFLGDSVLGIIVTEHLYRTHPEVPEGQLAKMRAATVSEPALAAVARDLGLGEFIKLGKGEALSGGRDKDSILSDTVEALIGATYLTHGLETVRAVVTRLVSRFLDSARTRGAGLDWKTSLQELAAAHRLGAPSYEVSGEGPDHHRVFSAQAIVDGRVMGSGRGSSKKVAEHEAAEAAYAAILASHGDGGLDLPGVNDALRVDLSAHLAGQEQVGQAGLRGRGRAGNA, encoded by the coding sequence ATGGCCCGGCGCCGCAGCGCCCCACCGGCGCGCACCGACACCGAGGTGCTGGTCTACCGCTGGGGCCCCACCATCGAGGCAGCGCTGCTGGAGCTGGCCCTGACCCACCGCTCCTGGGCCAATGAGAACGGCGGCCTGCCCACCAACGAGCGCCTGGAGTTCCTGGGGGACTCGGTGCTGGGCATCATCGTCACCGAGCACCTCTACCGCACTCACCCCGAGGTCCCCGAGGGGCAGCTGGCCAAGATGCGGGCCGCCACGGTCTCCGAGCCGGCCCTGGCGGCCGTGGCGCGCGACCTGGGCCTGGGTGAGTTCATCAAGCTGGGCAAGGGTGAGGCGCTCTCGGGCGGTCGGGACAAGGACTCCATCCTGTCCGACACCGTTGAGGCCCTCATCGGCGCCACCTACCTCACCCATGGCCTGGAGACGGTACGGGCCGTCGTCACCCGCCTGGTCTCGCGCTTCCTGGACTCGGCCCGCACCCGTGGGGCGGGACTGGACTGGAAGACCAGCCTGCAGGAGCTCGCCGCCGCCCACCGCCTGGGTGCCCCCTCCTACGAGGTCAGCGGTGAGGGCCCCGACCACCACCGGGTCTTCTCGGCCCAGGCCATCGTCGATGGCAGGGTCATGGGCTCGGGCCGGGGCTCATCGAAGAAGGTCGCCGAGCATGAGGCCGCCGAGGCCGCCTACGCCGCGATCCTGGCCTCCCACGGCGACGGTGGACTGGACCTTCCCGGCGTCAACGACGCCCTGCGCGTCGACCTCAGCGCCCACCTGGCCGGTCAGGAGCAGGTGGGGCAGGCGGGTCTCCGGGGCCGGGGGCGGGCCGGCAATGCCTGA
- the mutM gene encoding bifunctional DNA-formamidopyrimidine glycosylase/DNA-(apurinic or apyrimidinic site) lyase, translating to MPELPEVESVRAGLARHLTGRTITAVEVLDPRPLRRQDGGPQAFCDQLTGRSITAAVRRGKFLWLPLDDGRALSAHLGMSGQLLVRGTGAPGPGQGAAQAGDERVGEGPAVGGGADPDPFLGAGHEPRVDMTATRAPSLVRELSVRPRHLRVRLHLSSQPQDPGTGAALDLVDQRMLGGLWASDLVPTVDGAPGGVGDRVPLLPAGAAHIARDLLDEALDRRGAIARMRASRRAVKSLLLDQGIVSGVGNIYADEGLWGAGIHGLRPGRALGPRVSERLLESVAQVMRRALAVGGTSFDALYVDAEGAAGYFARELAVYGRAGLPCRRCQAPLRTEVVGGRSHTFCPRCQTRPRLMGEPRRRASRS from the coding sequence ATGCCTGAGCTGCCGGAGGTCGAGTCCGTCCGTGCGGGTCTGGCCAGGCACCTGACCGGGCGCACCATCACCGCCGTCGAGGTGCTCGACCCCAGGCCCCTGCGCCGCCAGGATGGGGGTCCGCAGGCCTTCTGCGACCAGCTGACCGGGCGGAGCATCACCGCGGCGGTGCGCCGCGGCAAGTTCCTGTGGCTGCCCCTGGATGATGGGCGGGCACTGTCGGCCCACCTGGGCATGAGCGGCCAGCTCCTCGTGCGCGGAACCGGCGCCCCAGGACCCGGCCAGGGGGCTGCGCAGGCGGGCGATGAGCGGGTGGGGGAGGGGCCCGCCGTCGGCGGCGGGGCGGATCCCGATCCCTTCCTGGGGGCGGGGCACGAGCCCCGGGTCGATATGACGGCCACCCGCGCCCCGAGCCTGGTGCGCGAGCTGTCGGTCCGTCCCAGGCATCTGCGCGTGCGCCTGCACCTGAGCTCCCAGCCCCAGGACCCCGGCACCGGGGCGGCCCTGGACCTGGTGGACCAGCGCATGCTCGGCGGCCTGTGGGCCAGCGACCTGGTCCCCACCGTGGACGGTGCGCCCGGGGGAGTGGGGGACCGGGTGCCGCTGCTTCCCGCGGGGGCCGCCCATATCGCCCGGGACCTGCTCGATGAGGCCCTGGACCGCCGTGGTGCCATCGCCCGGATGCGGGCCTCGCGGCGCGCGGTCAAGTCCCTGCTGCTGGACCAGGGGATCGTCTCGGGCGTGGGCAATATCTACGCCGATGAGGGCCTGTGGGGCGCGGGCATCCACGGCCTGCGCCCGGGCAGGGCACTGGGCCCGCGGGTGAGCGAGCGCCTCCTGGAGTCGGTCGCCCAGGTGATGCGCCGGGCCCTGGCGGTGGGCGGGACCAGCTTCGATGCCCTGTACGTGGATGCTGAGGGGGCCGCCGGGTACTTCGCCCGCGAGCTGGCCGTCTACGGGCGCGCCGGCCTGCCCTGCCGCCGCTGCCAGGCGCCGCTGCGCACCGAGGTCGTCGGCGGACGCTCCCACACCTTCTGCCCCCGCTGCCAGACCCGGCCGCGCCTGATGGGGGAGCCCCGCCGTCGTGCCTCCCGCTCCTGA
- a CDS encoding response regulator, with protein MPNALSADHVRVMIVDDHEIVRRGIAEIIDRADGLDVVAEAGSRAEAVRRAELVRPDVILVDLQLPDGTGIELMHELGELVPEAMPIVLTSFDDDEALAEALEAGARAYLLKTVHGAEISDVVRAVASGRVLLDERTVTRRRADHDDPTADLTNAERKVLELIGDGLSNREIGERLGVAEKTVKNHITSLLAKMGLQRRTQVAAWVAGQRASGWRRG; from the coding sequence ATGCCGAACGCCCTGTCCGCGGACCACGTCCGCGTCATGATCGTGGACGACCATGAGATCGTCCGCCGCGGGATCGCCGAGATCATCGACAGGGCCGACGGCCTGGATGTCGTGGCCGAGGCCGGCTCACGGGCCGAGGCGGTGCGCCGCGCTGAGCTCGTGCGCCCCGACGTCATCCTCGTCGACCTCCAGCTGCCCGACGGCACCGGCATCGAGCTCATGCACGAGCTGGGGGAGTTGGTGCCCGAGGCCATGCCCATCGTGCTGACCTCCTTCGACGACGACGAGGCCCTGGCCGAGGCCCTGGAGGCCGGCGCCCGCGCCTACCTGCTCAAGACCGTCCACGGCGCCGAGATCAGCGACGTCGTGCGGGCCGTGGCCTCCGGCCGGGTCCTGCTCGATGAGCGCACCGTCACCCGCCGCCGCGCCGACCACGACGACCCCACCGCCGACCTGACCAATGCCGAGCGCAAGGTCCTGGAGCTCATCGGCGACGGCCTGTCCAACCGGGAGATCGGCGAGCGCCTGGGCGTGGCGGAGAAGACGGTGAAGAACCACATCACCTCCCTGCTGGCCAAGATGGGCCTCCAACGGCGCACCCAGGTGGCCGCCTGGGTGGCCGGGCAGCGCGCCTCGGGCTGGCGCCGCGGCTGA